In Pseudothermotoga hypogea DSM 11164 = NBRC 106472, the following are encoded in one genomic region:
- a CDS encoding 2-oxoacid:acceptor oxidoreductase family protein: MALSEPIAVRVAGSGGQGSVLAGRILAQAAVFDGKYVVQTQLYGAQVRGGISHCDVLIDDNWIDFPEATQFDVMYLMHPDVVRTYYKLLRVNGVLLLDYTYLQNMPQKIFTLTKKVIALPLERMAIDKFKTPIVSNMIGLGALVKATRLVSIESLRKAVEETVSERYVKMNIEAIEYGYESVTKEYRIRSEQKVRTLGFE, translated from the coding sequence ATGGCGCTGTCGGAACCTATCGCAGTCAGAGTGGCAGGAAGTGGTGGACAGGGAAGTGTCTTGGCTGGAAGGATACTCGCGCAGGCTGCTGTCTTCGACGGCAAGTACGTCGTTCAGACTCAGCTGTACGGTGCGCAGGTGCGTGGAGGTATAAGCCACTGCGACGTGCTCATAGACGATAACTGGATCGATTTTCCGGAGGCAACACAGTTCGACGTGATGTACTTAATGCATCCTGATGTTGTCAGGACTTACTACAAGTTACTCAGGGTCAACGGCGTTCTGCTCCTCGATTACACCTACCTTCAGAACATGCCCCAGAAAATCTTTACGCTGACGAAGAAAGTGATAGCACTACCACTGGAAAGGATGGCCATAGATAAGTTCAAAACCCCCATCGTTTCGAACATGATAGGTCTGGGCGCGTTGGTCAAGGCAACGCGATTGGTGAGCATAGAATCGTTGCGCAAAGCTGTTGAAGAAACTGTCTCGGAAAGGTACGTAAAGATGAACATCGAGGCGATCGAATATGGATACGAATCTGTCACGAAAGAGTACAGGATCAGATCCGAGCAAAAGGTTAGAACGCTCGGTTTTGAGTGA
- a CDS encoding 2-oxoacid:ferredoxin oxidoreductase subunit beta codes for MKVEALLDYLRSERWPTIWCPGCGNGIVLKAFLQAVHELGLSKDKMAAVSGIGCSSRATGYIDFNTLHTLHGRAIAFATGVKLARPDFHVVVLGGDGDILAIGGNHFIHACRRNIDLTIIVFNNMIYGMTGGQVSPTTPVEKVASTAPFGNTEPPFDTVKVAIAAGATYVARATVYHYPLLVQYIKRALSHRGTAVVEAVTNCHTYYGRYNRIGDASQMIEYFKKNSVTLERAKNVSAEELKDKIIIGEFHVEDKPTFHDRYKKLVETISRKE; via the coding sequence TTGAAGGTTGAAGCCCTCTTGGATTATCTGAGAAGTGAAAGGTGGCCAACGATATGGTGTCCTGGATGTGGCAACGGCATCGTTTTGAAAGCGTTCCTGCAAGCAGTCCACGAACTCGGCCTCAGCAAAGATAAGATGGCCGCTGTCTCCGGTATAGGTTGTTCCTCGCGCGCGACGGGCTACATCGATTTCAACACGTTGCACACTCTGCACGGAAGGGCAATCGCGTTTGCGACGGGCGTGAAGTTGGCGAGGCCCGATTTTCACGTCGTCGTTCTGGGCGGTGATGGAGACATTCTCGCCATAGGAGGCAATCACTTCATTCATGCGTGCAGGAGGAACATCGATTTGACGATCATCGTTTTCAACAACATGATATACGGTATGACCGGAGGACAGGTTTCGCCCACGACTCCGGTCGAAAAGGTTGCATCCACCGCTCCTTTCGGTAATACAGAACCACCATTCGACACGGTGAAGGTAGCCATCGCCGCGGGTGCAACTTATGTTGCAAGGGCAACGGTGTACCACTATCCGCTCTTGGTACAGTACATAAAGCGAGCGCTGAGCCACCGTGGTACGGCGGTTGTTGAGGCCGTGACGAACTGCCACACTTATTACGGCCGGTACAACAGGATAGGCGATGCGTCTCAGATGATCGAGTACTTCAAGAAGAACTCTGTCACGCTGGAGAGAGCCAAGAACGTGAGTGCAGAGGAGTTGAAGGACAAGATAATTATAGGAGAATTCCACGTGGAGGATAAACCGACCTTCCACGACAGGTATAAGAAGCTTGTGGAGACCATCTCGAGAAAGGAGTGA